A stretch of Pseudoprevotella muciniphila DNA encodes these proteins:
- a CDS encoding nucleotide exchange factor GrpE, whose translation MEEEQEERKEEHVFNEENEVTLEVPKTEGSNEETTENVSEEDTVVSETDKDLVESKETGEETHELTTEELLAKTERELTETNDKYLRQIAEFDNYRKRTLKEKADLILNGGEKVLTSLLPILDDFSRALENIEKSNDIEALKDGVKLISDKLFKCLAEQGLQKIETEGQDFNTDYHEAIAMIPAPSDEEKGKVMDCVQTGYKLNDKVIRHAKVAVGQ comes from the coding sequence ATGGAAGAGGAACAAGAAGAAAGAAAAGAAGAACATGTTTTCAATGAAGAAAACGAAGTTACGTTAGAAGTACCTAAAACAGAGGGTTCTAATGAAGAAACTACTGAAAATGTTTCTGAAGAAGACACTGTCGTTTCTGAAACTGACAAAGACTTAGTTGAATCAAAAGAAACAGGCGAAGAAACGCACGAACTCACAACAGAAGAACTTTTGGCAAAGACTGAAAGAGAACTGACGGAGACAAATGACAAATATCTCCGCCAAATTGCTGAATTTGACAACTACCGTAAGCGCACGCTCAAGGAGAAGGCTGATCTCATTCTGAATGGTGGCGAAAAGGTGCTGACGAGTTTGTTACCCATTCTCGATGACTTTTCGCGTGCTCTTGAGAACATAGAAAAGAGCAACGACATTGAGGCACTGAAAGATGGTGTAAAGTTGATATCCGACAAACTCTTCAAATGCCTTGCAGAACAAGGACTGCAGAAAATTGAAACAGAAGGTCAGGATTTTAATACAGACTATCATGAGGCTATTGCCATGATTCCTGCGCCAAGCGATGAAGAAAAAGGCAAAGTTATGGATTGTGTGCAAACGGGTTATAAACTCAACGATAAAGTAATTCGCCACGCCAAAGTGGCAGTAGGCCAATAA
- the dnaJ gene encoding molecular chaperone DnaJ, producing MDFYEILGVKKDATADEIKKAYRKAALKYHPDRNPGDKEAEEKFKEAARAYEILSDPDKRARYDQFGEAGINGQGFGAQGMDLNDIFSHFSTIFDEMGIGGFSGYSRGPRRAQFRGSDLRMKVKLSLSEIQNGATKKFKVHKDIPCPDCHGTGCVNGSQPVTCPDCNGQGFVLRQQRTIFGTMQSQETCPKCHGEGTIVKDPCSRCHGEGITKGEEIVEINIPAGVEEGMVVTSRGKGNAARHNGIAGDLQVLISEETDKSLIRNGNDLIYNLLLTIPQAVLGDSVEIPTVDGKVRIKIKPGTQPGTVLALHGKGLPSVNSYHTGDLLVNISVYMPEKLSDEERKFFEKMKDSANSKGNESIKDKIFRTFRKYFDQ from the coding sequence ATGGATTTTTACGAGATATTAGGTGTAAAAAAAGACGCCACGGCAGACGAGATTAAGAAGGCATACCGCAAGGCAGCGCTGAAATACCACCCCGACCGCAATCCTGGCGACAAGGAAGCCGAGGAGAAGTTCAAGGAGGCCGCTCGTGCTTACGAGATTTTGAGCGATCCCGACAAGCGTGCCCGCTATGACCAGTTTGGCGAAGCAGGCATCAATGGTCAGGGTTTTGGTGCACAAGGTATGGACCTTAATGACATCTTTTCACATTTCAGTACCATATTTGATGAAATGGGTATAGGTGGTTTTAGTGGTTATAGCCGTGGTCCACGCCGTGCACAGTTCAGAGGCAGCGACTTGCGGATGAAGGTAAAACTCTCACTTTCAGAGATTCAGAATGGCGCAACAAAGAAGTTTAAGGTGCATAAGGACATACCTTGTCCTGACTGCCACGGCACTGGTTGCGTCAACGGCAGTCAGCCTGTCACTTGTCCGGACTGTAATGGTCAAGGTTTTGTTCTTCGTCAACAACGCACCATTTTCGGTACAATGCAGTCGCAAGAAACCTGTCCAAAGTGCCATGGAGAAGGCACCATCGTGAAAGACCCTTGCTCTCGCTGTCACGGTGAAGGTATCACGAAGGGTGAAGAGATTGTTGAAATCAACATACCTGCCGGTGTGGAAGAAGGTATGGTGGTTACTTCACGCGGAAAGGGCAACGCTGCGCGTCATAATGGCATAGCCGGCGACCTTCAGGTTCTTATTAGTGAAGAAACCGACAAGTCGCTTATTCGTAATGGCAATGACCTGATTTACAACTTATTACTTACTATACCCCAAGCAGTATTGGGCGACAGTGTGGAGATTCCGACAGTAGATGGTAAGGTACGTATCAAGATTAAGCCTGGTACTCAACCAGGCACAGTTCTTGCTCTTCATGGTAAGGGTTTGCCCTCTGTTAACAGTTACCATACAGGTGATTTACTCGTCAATATCAGCGTTTACATGCCTGAAAAATTGAGCGACGAAGAGCGGAAATTCTTTGAAAAAATGAAAGACAGTGCCAACAGCAAAGGCAACGAGAGCATCAAAGACAAGATTTTCCGTACATTCAGGAAATACTTCGACCAATAA
- a CDS encoding bifunctional folylpolyglutamate synthase/dihydrofolate synthase produces the protein MDNRYQHAIGYLFNAAPLFQNIGAGAYKPGLQTTKTLDAHFGHPHRNYKTIHVAGTNGKGSTAHTLAAILQSAGYRVGLYTSPHLVDFRERIRVNGKMIPKERVVRFVEEERFFFEPLHPSFFEITTSLALLYFAEEKVDVAVIEVGLGGRLDCTNIIQPELCIITNISFDHTSFLGNTLAEIASEKAGIMKKDVPVVIGEALAETKPVFLNKAKEVGAPIYFAEKEDELNSITENAEGFEYTTKTWGTFRGELRGTCQQKNTNTILSALKHLKGFNISTKNVHEGFENVMTLTGLAGRWQTIHEHPLTICDTGHNAGGWQYLSKQLESLSKKHHLHVVFGMANDKDIDGVLASLPKNATYYFTQASVHRAMPFDSLLDKALQHGLTGTGYATVGEAYDTALDLAKESDAIFVGGSSFVVADLLAHIEL, from the coding sequence ATGGACAACCGTTACCAACATGCTATAGGTTATTTGTTTAATGCAGCTCCTTTGTTCCAAAATATAGGTGCTGGAGCCTATAAACCAGGACTGCAAACAACGAAAACGCTGGATGCTCATTTCGGACACCCACACCGCAACTATAAGACCATCCATGTGGCAGGCACTAATGGTAAAGGTTCCACAGCACACACACTTGCTGCCATCTTGCAGTCTGCAGGCTATCGCGTTGGGCTTTACACCTCGCCACATCTTGTGGATTTTAGGGAACGTATTCGCGTTAATGGTAAGATGATTCCCAAAGAGCGCGTTGTACGTTTTGTTGAAGAAGAGCGATTCTTTTTTGAGCCATTGCACCCTTCATTCTTTGAAATTACCACTTCGCTTGCCCTACTCTACTTTGCTGAAGAAAAAGTGGATGTTGCAGTTATAGAAGTAGGGCTTGGTGGACGCTTGGACTGCACTAACATCATTCAGCCCGAACTTTGCATTATTACCAATATCAGTTTTGACCACACTTCATTTCTTGGCAACACACTTGCAGAAATTGCGAGTGAGAAAGCAGGAATTATGAAAAAGGACGTTCCTGTTGTTATCGGCGAAGCATTAGCAGAGACGAAACCTGTATTTCTGAACAAAGCGAAAGAAGTTGGTGCACCCATTTATTTTGCAGAAAAGGAAGACGAACTTAACAGCATTACCGAAAATGCAGAAGGTTTTGAATATACCACAAAGACTTGGGGCACTTTTCGTGGGGAACTTCGAGGAACTTGCCAACAGAAAAACACCAATACCATTCTATCAGCACTGAAACACCTAAAAGGTTTCAATATTAGCACAAAAAATGTGCATGAGGGATTCGAAAATGTCATGACATTGACAGGTCTTGCAGGACGCTGGCAGACCATCCACGAACATCCTCTCACGATTTGCGATACAGGTCATAATGCTGGTGGTTGGCAATACTTATCAAAACAACTTGAATCACTCAGCAAGAAGCACCATCTACACGTGGTTTTCGGGATGGCAAACGACAAGGACATTGATGGTGTACTCGCAAGTCTTCCTAAAAATGCCACCTACTACTTTACACAAGCAAGTGTTCACCGCGCTATGCCATTTGACTCTCTTCTTGACAAAGCACTTCAACATGGTCTTACGGGAACAGGTTATGCCACTGTAGGCGAAGCTTACGATACGGCATTGGACCTTGCAAAAGAAAGCGATGCCATCTTCGTTGGTGGCAGTAGTTTTGTGGTAGCAGACTTGCTGGCACATATCGAGTTGTAA
- a CDS encoding chorismate-binding protein, whose protein sequence is MDKDIENIISQGKDFALYRLPLQTTCHFIDGQKPTKEVQSLSRLCDIEGFLISPFSTDGCEKTLLIRGNNLCFELPTNGDYLHIDYHLNNEKSSYTEDFERFSSALRDGDLKKIVLARKPFIQIDYNANETLHFFLKACNLYPRNFVTLWHTSLSGTWLVATPELLLEQEGNTFRTMALAGTRSIHEKDVVDVESWDAKNRHEQQMVADYISGILNDKGTIVESAGPYPSQSGELMHLRTDYTFNSTSPVGDILSSLHPTPAVCGFPKQIAYDKIVSLESIDREYYAGFCGPLNINKRSGLYVTLRCMKFVQGGAYAYAGGGLLKESNASEEWTETCRKIETLLKILE, encoded by the coding sequence TTGGATAAGGACATAGAGAACATTATTTCTCAGGGTAAAGACTTTGCTCTGTATCGTCTGCCCTTGCAAACGACATGTCATTTCATCGATGGGCAGAAACCAACAAAAGAAGTGCAATCGTTGTCGAGATTATGCGACATTGAAGGTTTCTTGATTTCTCCTTTTTCAACGGACGGATGCGAAAAAACGCTACTTATTCGCGGAAATAATCTGTGCTTTGAATTGCCCACAAACGGAGACTATTTACACATAGATTATCATTTGAATAATGAAAAGTCTTCTTACACAGAAGATTTTGAACGATTTTCTTCTGCGCTTCGTGATGGAGATTTGAAAAAGATTGTGTTAGCTCGCAAACCATTTATACAAATAGATTACAATGCCAATGAGACTTTACATTTTTTTCTAAAAGCCTGCAATCTATACCCTCGTAATTTCGTAACGCTTTGGCATACATCATTGAGCGGGACATGGCTCGTTGCTACACCAGAATTGTTGTTAGAACAAGAAGGAAACACGTTCCGAACAATGGCGCTTGCTGGCACACGTAGCATCCATGAAAAAGATGTTGTAGATGTAGAGAGTTGGGATGCTAAAAATCGACATGAGCAACAAATGGTGGCGGACTACATTTCGGGGATTTTGAACGACAAAGGCACAATTGTGGAAAGCGCAGGTCCCTATCCATCACAATCGGGCGAATTGATGCATCTTCGTACGGATTATACTTTTAATTCGACATCGCCTGTTGGGGATATTTTATCAAGTCTCCACCCCACTCCTGCTGTTTGCGGGTTCCCTAAGCAAATTGCATATGACAAGATAGTTTCATTAGAAAGTATTGACAGGGAATACTATGCTGGTTTTTGTGGTCCACTCAATATCAACAAAAGAAGCGGACTTTACGTTACGTTGCGGTGCATGAAGTTCGTACAAGGTGGTGCTTATGCATACGCTGGCGGCGGACTATTGAAAGAGAGCAATGCTTCAGAAGAATGGACCGAAACATGCCGCAAGATAGAAACCCTACTTAAGATTTTAGAATGA
- the menD gene encoding 2-succinyl-5-enolpyruvyl-6-hydroxy-3-cyclohexene-1-carboxylic-acid synthase, whose amino-acid sequence MMYCDKTSVNILSALLLEHGIQDIVVCPGARNAALVHNFHKMSLEACMTLYPVTDERCAAFVACGLYYAKRQPVAVCVTSGTALLNTLPAVAEAYYQHIPLLVISADRPAEAIGQLDGQTLPQEGALMPYAKTIVLNENNVHWCERACNEALLALRHDGGCPVHLNLPISRPLFNFNVEHLPTVRKIEEFTPKTDNETLPKHIIERIFNARLPLLVVGQLFPKNVNDTRSKVLHSALDHLESTDGILIMPEIISNCNYSYRTVSYEYSDEQHELKPDLVVHIGGNFVHKRLRKTLREQECPVVRIEERQNDFPDTFYHLDTIVRCSLAGALSQLANRLEEKQDVVSEKAYFKGLLCKERNDSIFCEAGAMALVSEKIQNKIQIIHLGNSSAVRQASHYFEDGPDFYCNRGVNGIEGTLSAAAGHALGTDEQVCVILGDLSFFYDSNALWNCKLGGNLNIIMFNNKGGGIFRELEGLDASPATEEYVSARHNTFAKGIAESYGAEYIEATDYDELASALDVMINQKRSRPIIIEITIKQ is encoded by the coding sequence ATGATGTACTGCGACAAGACATCCGTCAACATATTATCAGCCTTATTATTGGAACATGGCATTCAGGACATTGTGGTTTGTCCCGGCGCTCGTAATGCTGCGCTTGTTCACAATTTCCATAAGATGTCCTTAGAGGCCTGTATGACCCTTTACCCTGTTACAGACGAGCGTTGTGCTGCATTTGTGGCCTGCGGACTCTACTATGCCAAACGTCAACCGGTGGCTGTATGCGTTACTTCCGGGACGGCCTTGCTTAACACGCTTCCTGCTGTAGCAGAGGCGTATTACCAACACATTCCACTTTTAGTTATTTCTGCAGACAGGCCCGCAGAAGCGATTGGCCAACTTGACGGACAAACCTTACCCCAAGAGGGTGCTTTGATGCCATACGCCAAGACCATTGTGCTGAACGAGAATAATGTGCATTGGTGCGAGCGGGCTTGTAATGAAGCCCTTCTTGCTTTGCGTCATGATGGTGGCTGTCCCGTCCATCTCAATTTGCCCATCTCTCGTCCCCTTTTCAATTTTAACGTAGAGCATCTTCCAACAGTCAGGAAAATTGAAGAGTTTACTCCAAAAACTGATAATGAAACGTTGCCAAAGCATATTATTGAAAGGATTTTCAATGCGCGTCTGCCACTACTCGTAGTGGGTCAACTGTTCCCAAAGAACGTAAATGATACAAGAAGCAAAGTTTTACATAGCGCTCTCGACCATTTAGAGTCCACGGACGGTATTTTGATTATGCCGGAAATCATCAGTAACTGCAATTATAGTTATCGCACGGTATCATACGAGTATTCTGATGAACAGCATGAACTGAAACCCGACCTTGTGGTACACATTGGTGGCAATTTCGTTCACAAACGCCTACGCAAGACGTTAAGAGAACAAGAATGTCCTGTTGTTCGAATTGAAGAGCGACAAAACGACTTTCCTGACACTTTTTACCATCTTGACACGATTGTACGATGTTCGCTCGCAGGTGCCTTGTCTCAATTAGCAAACAGACTCGAAGAGAAACAAGACGTAGTCAGTGAAAAGGCATATTTCAAAGGATTGCTATGCAAGGAAAGGAATGATTCTATTTTTTGTGAAGCAGGAGCAATGGCGCTTGTAAGCGAAAAAATCCAAAACAAGATACAAATCATTCATTTAGGGAACAGTAGTGCGGTACGTCAAGCCTCCCACTATTTTGAAGATGGACCCGATTTCTACTGCAACCGCGGCGTGAACGGCATAGAAGGCACACTCTCTGCTGCAGCCGGACATGCTTTGGGAACTGATGAACAGGTGTGTGTTATTTTAGGCGATTTAAGTTTCTTCTACGACAGTAATGCGCTGTGGAACTGCAAATTAGGAGGAAATTTGAACATCATCATGTTCAACAACAAAGGCGGTGGTATATTCAGAGAACTTGAAGGTCTGGACGCTTCTCCTGCCACTGAAGAGTATGTTTCTGCACGGCACAACACTTTTGCCAAAGGTATTGCAGAAAGTTATGGCGCAGAATACATAGAAGCGACAGACTACGATGAACTCGCTTCCGCCCTCGATGTGATGATAAACCAGAAAAGGTCACGCCCCATTATTATTGAAATTACGATTAAGCAATAA
- the menB gene encoding 1,4-dihydroxy-2-naphthoyl-CoA synthase — MRNWTTIKSYEEICFDFFEGIAKITINRPRYRNAFTPKTVQEISDALVYCRESQDVCVVVLTGAGDKAFCSGGDMNVKGRGGYVGGDGVPRLNVLDVQKQIRSLPKPVIAMVNGYAIGGGHVLHLMCDLTIASDNAIFGQTGPKVGSFDAGFGASYLARIVGQKKAREIWFLCRQYSAAEAERMGMVNKVVPSERLEDEVVDWAKTMMERSPLALRMIKAGLNAELDGQAGIQELAGDATMLYYMLDEAQEGGRAFLEKRKPDFSKYPKLP; from the coding sequence ATGAGAAATTGGACGACTATTAAGTCCTACGAAGAAATCTGTTTCGATTTCTTCGAAGGCATTGCAAAAATCACTATCAATCGCCCCCGTTACCGCAATGCCTTTACACCAAAGACTGTTCAAGAAATAAGCGACGCTCTGGTGTATTGTCGTGAGAGTCAGGATGTGTGTGTGGTGGTGCTAACTGGTGCAGGTGATAAAGCCTTTTGTTCAGGTGGCGACATGAACGTAAAGGGACGTGGCGGATATGTAGGTGGTGACGGAGTGCCCCGTCTTAATGTGCTCGACGTACAGAAGCAGATTCGCTCTCTTCCGAAGCCCGTTATCGCCATGGTGAATGGCTATGCCATCGGCGGAGGTCACGTACTCCACTTGATGTGCGACCTCACCATAGCCTCTGACAATGCAATTTTCGGACAAACAGGTCCTAAGGTTGGTTCCTTCGATGCAGGCTTTGGTGCATCATATCTTGCTCGCATAGTAGGTCAAAAGAAAGCCCGTGAGATATGGTTCCTATGTCGTCAATACTCTGCGGCAGAAGCCGAACGCATGGGTATGGTCAACAAGGTTGTACCATCAGAACGACTGGAAGACGAAGTAGTGGATTGGGCAAAAACCATGATGGAACGTTCTCCTCTGGCTCTTCGTATGATAAAGGCTGGTTTGAATGCTGAACTTGACGGACAGGCGGGCATTCAGGAACTTGCCGGCGATGCCACAATGCTCTACTATATGCTCGATGAAGCACAAGAAGGTGGTCGTGCTTTCTTAGAGAAGCGCAAGCCTGACTTTTCAAAATACCCCAAGTTGCCATAG
- a CDS encoding o-succinylbenzoate synthase, with the protein MGLQIDILPRTLHFKQPAGTSRGIYTERRLWYVRLTSADNSQLFGLGECAPLFDLSAEYNDDYERVLHHEAEKWNKEGHYDEDSLRDNPSILFGFETALLSAKASLRGNYLRLYDTSFTRGETGIRINGLVWMGNYDEMLQRMHEKLSSGFKCIKIKIGAIAFDEELRLIQLLRKEFDRNMVEIRVDANGGFPPEEAPKIMELLSKYDIHSIEQPIRQGQWDSMATICNQSQLPVALDEELIGVNNTSRKADLLDTVRPNYLVLKPTLHGGLKGCEEWMALARERGIGYWVTSALESNVGLNAIAQWVSYLMEIHPKDFSDYYQGLGTGQLFIDNFNDTSLFIKNGALWMS; encoded by the coding sequence ATGGGACTTCAGATTGACATCCTGCCACGAACACTTCATTTCAAGCAGCCCGCAGGCACCTCGCGCGGCATCTACACTGAGCGCCGACTTTGGTACGTGCGCCTTACATCTGCCGATAATTCTCAACTTTTTGGGCTTGGTGAATGTGCTCCACTTTTTGATCTCAGCGCAGAATATAACGATGATTATGAGCGCGTGTTGCATCATGAGGCTGAAAAATGGAACAAGGAGGGACATTACGATGAAGATTCTCTGCGAGACAACCCATCTATACTGTTTGGTTTTGAGACAGCCCTTTTATCTGCAAAAGCATCATTACGCGGCAATTATCTCCGACTATATGATACATCTTTTACGAGAGGTGAGACGGGTATTCGCATCAACGGATTGGTCTGGATGGGCAATTATGACGAAATGCTGCAGCGCATGCATGAGAAATTGTCTTCCGGTTTCAAATGTATCAAGATAAAAATCGGTGCCATCGCTTTCGACGAAGAACTCCGGCTCATTCAATTACTACGCAAGGAGTTTGACAGAAACATGGTAGAAATTCGCGTAGATGCCAATGGGGGTTTTCCTCCAGAAGAGGCGCCAAAAATCATGGAGTTGCTTTCGAAATACGACATTCATAGTATTGAACAACCCATCAGACAGGGTCAGTGGGACAGCATGGCGACTATTTGCAATCAGTCGCAACTTCCGGTTGCACTTGATGAAGAATTGATAGGTGTTAATAACACTTCAAGAAAAGCGGATTTGCTTGACACGGTTCGTCCGAACTATCTTGTACTCAAACCCACCTTGCATGGTGGTCTGAAAGGCTGTGAAGAATGGATGGCATTGGCTCGGGAGCGTGGAATAGGCTACTGGGTAACCAGTGCTTTGGAGTCTAACGTTGGGCTTAATGCTATTGCTCAATGGGTGTCTTACTTAATGGAAATTCATCCGAAGGACTTTTCGGACTATTATCAAGGTCTTGGCACGGGACAACTATTTATAGACAATTTCAACGACACATCGCTTTTTATCAAGAATGGTGCACTATGGATGAGTTAA
- a CDS encoding AMP-binding protein yields MDELTRFKSEEAAFRERWYDDSTALEVCTSGSTGSPKKIFVDKNKMAASATHTCRFLGLNRGDSALLCMPLEYIAGQMMCVRAYTHGLRLVIVPPSSRPLRNLDTPITFAAMTPMQVFETLHHPEEKARLSHIRQLIIGGGAISDNLSDELRDFPHAVWSTYGMTETLSHIAMRRLNGKEASDWYTPLHGVKITLNTESCLVIDAPHVCDRTLITNDIAEMHIDGSFRILGRKDNVICSGGIKMQIESIEERIGKLEADYAITSLPDEKYGEIIVMLHTGLSEEETMAICRAHLNRYEVPKRLISCHKIPKTGSGKIARQEVKKMAMKLSSIQ; encoded by the coding sequence ATGGATGAGTTAACAAGATTTAAGTCGGAAGAAGCCGCTTTTCGTGAGCGATGGTATGATGACAGCACAGCACTCGAAGTGTGTACTTCAGGCAGCACAGGTTCGCCAAAGAAGATATTTGTGGATAAAAACAAAATGGCAGCCAGCGCCACGCATACTTGTCGCTTCTTAGGACTTAATCGCGGTGACAGTGCCCTTCTTTGCATGCCGTTAGAATACATTGCAGGACAAATGATGTGTGTCCGGGCATATACGCATGGCTTGCGGCTTGTCATCGTTCCTCCCAGTTCCCGTCCTTTGCGTAACTTGGATACTCCCATAACTTTTGCAGCCATGACACCGATGCAGGTGTTTGAAACACTACATCATCCAGAAGAAAAAGCACGTCTTTCCCATATTCGACAGTTAATAATAGGTGGAGGTGCCATCAGTGATAATCTCAGCGATGAATTACGCGACTTTCCTCATGCGGTATGGAGCACCTACGGCATGACCGAGACACTTTCTCACATTGCCATGCGGCGGCTTAATGGTAAAGAGGCATCCGACTGGTACACACCTTTGCATGGCGTTAAGATTACTCTAAATACAGAATCGTGTCTTGTAATTGACGCGCCTCATGTCTGCGACAGAACGCTTATCACGAACGACATTGCCGAGATGCACATTGATGGCAGTTTTCGCATATTGGGGCGTAAGGATAACGTGATTTGCAGCGGTGGCATCAAGATGCAAATTGAAAGCATTGAGGAACGCATTGGAAAATTGGAGGCAGACTATGCTATCACTTCATTGCCTGATGAAAAATACGGCGAAATCATTGTTATGCTTCATACGGGATTGTCGGAAGAAGAAACCATGGCTATTTGTCGCGCTCATCTAAATCGTTATGAAGTGCCCAAACGTCTGATTTCCTGTCATAAAATTCCAAAGACAGGTTCTGGAAAAATCGCTCGTCAAGAAGTAAAAAAAATGGCTATGAAATTATCCTCCATTCAATGA
- a CDS encoding tRNA1(Val) (adenine(37)-N6)-methyltransferase — translation MKDYFDFKHYRIYHDRCANKVGTDGVLLGAWADVLGDERLLDVGTGSGIIALMIAQRTEKALITGIESNKDAAEQAAENILHSPYQPRIDIVNADFNNWLTEEHFDHIVSNPPYFDEDVLPTDEARSSARHTTSLTLENLIRKSKSLLTEDGKISLIMPYQQLNRIKSICTLERLHLHRETDVITTTGKMPKRCLLTFGKRQRTKLIHNTLQLLEKNGLRTVEHTELTKSFYLW, via the coding sequence ATGAAAGATTATTTCGACTTTAAGCATTACCGGATTTATCACGACCGCTGCGCCAATAAGGTGGGCACCGACGGTGTGTTGCTCGGTGCGTGGGCAGATGTGTTAGGCGATGAGCGTTTGCTTGACGTTGGTACTGGTAGCGGGATAATTGCTTTAATGATTGCTCAACGAACAGAAAAGGCTTTGATTACAGGAATTGAGAGCAACAAGGACGCGGCAGAACAAGCGGCAGAGAATATCCTTCATTCGCCATATCAACCACGAATAGACATTGTGAATGCTGATTTTAACAATTGGTTGACTGAAGAGCATTTTGACCACATTGTCAGTAACCCTCCATATTTTGATGAAGATGTTCTCCCTACAGATGAAGCACGAAGTTCGGCACGACACACAACTTCACTTACACTTGAAAACCTGATTAGGAAAAGTAAATCGCTTCTCACTGAAGATGGGAAAATCTCTTTGATTATGCCTTACCAACAATTAAACCGCATAAAAAGCATCTGCACCTTGGAACGGCTGCATCTGCATCGCGAAACAGATGTCATAACGACAACAGGAAAAATGCCAAAACGCTGTTTGCTCACATTTGGTAAACGCCAGAGAACAAAGTTGATACATAACACACTGCAACTGTTAGAAAAAAATGGTTTACGAACAGTGGAGCATACGGAACTCACCAAGTCATTTTATCTTTGGTAA
- a CDS encoding bile acid:sodium symporter family protein has product MKRLCKFISDYMGILVLLTAVLALLFPSVSSHIKPTLINPLLGIIMFGMGMTLKLDDFRVVFSRPKDVLIGCMAQFTVMPLLAWLLAHIFSLDEALTIGVVLVGCCPGGTASNVITYLAKGDLALSVGMTATSTLLAPVLTPLLVWILAGKNVDVDIIGMLLSILWVVILPIVAGLIIKTFLPKFSEKATAYLPALSSLVICIIVFIVIAANASKLLSGGLIIILVVILHNLCGLTLGYAIGKVTGMKASKRRAVSIEVGMQNSGLASSLATIHFAAYPMATIPGAIFSVWHNISGAVVARIYGREEN; this is encoded by the coding sequence ATGAAACGTCTTTGCAAGTTTATTTCTGATTATATGGGCATATTGGTGCTACTGACTGCAGTATTAGCACTTTTGTTTCCCAGTGTCTCATCTCATATAAAACCGACGCTTATCAATCCGCTCTTGGGTATAATTATGTTCGGGATGGGTATGACGCTTAAGTTAGACGACTTCCGCGTGGTATTCAGCCGTCCCAAGGATGTGTTAATAGGCTGTATGGCTCAGTTCACTGTGATGCCATTGTTGGCATGGTTGCTTGCGCATATATTCTCACTTGATGAGGCGCTGACCATTGGTGTTGTACTTGTTGGTTGCTGTCCAGGCGGAACGGCATCGAACGTCATTACCTATCTGGCAAAGGGCGACCTTGCGTTAAGTGTTGGTATGACAGCCACTTCTACGTTGTTGGCACCAGTATTGACGCCATTGCTCGTATGGATTCTGGCTGGCAAGAATGTAGATGTTGACATTATCGGTATGCTACTAAGCATCCTTTGGGTTGTCATTCTGCCCATCGTGGCAGGTTTGATAATCAAGACATTTTTGCCAAAGTTCTCGGAAAAGGCAACGGCTTATCTACCCGCTCTGTCTTCGCTTGTCATTTGTATCATTGTGTTCATCGTGATAGCCGCCAATGCTTCAAAACTTTTATCTGGTGGACTCATCATTATCCTCGTTGTTATACTCCACAACCTCTGCGGACTGACCTTGGGGTACGCAATAGGAAAAGTTACTGGCATGAAAGCCTCCAAGCGACGCGCTGTCAGCATAGAGGTGGGTATGCAGAATTCCGGCCTAGCCTCCAGCCTCGCCACCATCCATTTTGCAGCATACCCCATGGCAACCATCCCAGGTGCCATATTCAGCGTATGGCACAACATCAGCGGTGCTGTTGTCGCTCGGATTTATGGTAGGGAGGAGAATTAG